The Streptomyces sp. 135 sequence CAATCCGCAGACCGTGCTGACGACCGGCACCAACCTCTGGAACAGTGGCTGCGACCTGGTCGTGGAGGGCGCTGCCGTCCGGGTCACCGACGAGATCGCGCTGCGGCGGCTGGCAGCGGCCTGGGAGCGGAAGTACGGCAGCTTCTGGCACTACGAGGTGCGCGACGGCTGCTTCCACCACGGCTCCGGGCACGCGTACGTCTTCGCGGTGGCGCCGCGCACGGCCTTCGGCTTCGGCAAGGGCGAGCCGTTCAGCCAGACGCGGTGGCGCTTCGCCTGACGGACATCGCGGCGGAGCGCTGACAGGGGCCCGGGCCCCTGATGTACTGCGGCCATGGAATACACACTCGAAGTGATCCCGCTGCCGGTCAGCGACATCGACCGGGCCAAGGAGTTCTACCGCGACAAGCTGGGTTTCCACGTCGACATCGACGCCGAGGTCGCGCCGGGCCTGCGCATCGTCCAGCTGACCCCGCCGGGCTCGGGCTGCTCCATCGCCCTGTCCGACACGCTCTGGGAGTCGATGGACGGCCCGGCACCGGCGCCCGGCTCCTACCAGGGCATGCAGCTGTGCGTGGCCGACGCGAAGGCGGCGCACGCGGAGCTGACCGCGCGCGGCCTGGACGTCACGGAGCCGGTGCAGCACGCGCCGCAGGACGGCGGCACGTTCATGTACTTCAAGGACCCGGACGGCAATGGCTGGGCCATCCAGGAGTACCGGGTCCGCGCGACTACACCGCTGCGGGAGGCGATCACCTCCGGTTGAGGGGTGCGGGGGCGGCGTGCGCGCTCCCTACGGGACCGTGCGCTGCCGCCACGACCCCGCGAGGGCGGCGTGCGGGAGAGGGAGAAACCGGGGGTGGGTCGCGGAGCCGCCCCCGGCGGTGGCCGCGTCCTTGTCGCGGGCGCCGCGGCGGCTGCGCGCCGACGCTTCGTGCATGCGCGCCAGACGGTTCCCCTGGCGTTCCATGTCCTTACGTCGCCGGGCGCGGCGCCAGGCACCGCGCCACCGCTCCACCTCCACGCCGTCGGTCACCCCGCACACCCGCAAAAAGGCCGTGAGCTGCGCGAGGTCGAGCATGGACCTGCCCGCCAGCATCCGCAGCACCGTGCTGTGCGGCAGCTCACCGTGGCGACCGGCCCGTCGTTCCATCTCGTCGACGGGCATCGCCCCTGCCCTGTGGTAGAGCTCGCGCAGCGCATGGATCAGCTCGTCCCGCCCGTAGACCTGGTCCGGCCTTGGCACACCGGCCCCGGGATTCCTCCGCCGGTACTCGGCGTAGCGAGCGGCCTGCCACAGCCGCCGCGCCTCACCGGCCGGGGCCCCGCAGACCCGGGCGTACGCCTCCACGACCGGCAGCCGGGGAATCCGGCGCCCGCTGGCGGCACGGGAGAAGGTCGTGGCGGAGAAGGCGTACCCGGACCGCTGCGCCATTTCCCGATGGGTCAGGGCTGCCGCCCGGCGCTGCCTGCGCAGCCACTCGGCGAGCTCCTCCAGGCCCGGGTCCGAGGTGGAGATGGGCTGCTCCGGACGTGCCACGGCCGGCCCCCGTCACAGTCCTTCGGGCGCGACCGGAGCGCGTCGCGCCAGGTGGGCACCGATGAGACCGCAGGTCGCCAGGACTTCGGCCACCACGACGACGGGCATTCCGGTGAGCGCCAGCACGGCGCCGAGTACCAGGACCACGATGACGATGACGGCCCGCTGTCCGTCCGGACGGACAGCGGGCTTGGGCGCGACGCACGGCGGACGCCGGTGTGAGTGCATGAGGTACCTCTGGATCTCGAAGTCCCCGGGTTTCCTGCCCGGTTCAGCCACGGACGGTTGTCCGACAGGGCGCCGGCGAGCGCCCGTCGGCAACATGGTGGCACCGGATCCCGAGGCCCTCGCGGGGTTGATGCACCCCCGCCCCACTCGTACGGCTGCCGGTGGGGTCAGCCGCGATCGGCACACCTCACCGGCACCGGTTCACCTGCGCGTACGGAGAGTTCCCGGACGTTCGTGCCGCATGGCGAGGGCGGTTGATGCATCCCGTGCCCACCGTGACCAGAAAAATTGGTACCTCGCCCGGGAACCTGAACCTCGGGAACCTTCCGGAAACGGCCCCGGCCTCAGAGAACCGGCAGGTTCTTCCGCAGTTCGAAGGCCGTGACCTCGCTGCGGTACTCCTCCCACTCCTGCTTCTTGTTCCGCAGGAAGAAGTCGTAGACATGCTCGCCGAGCGTCTCGGCGACCAGCTCCGACTTCTCCATGAGCGCGATCGCCTCGCCCAGGTTCTGCGGCAGCGGCTCGATCCCCATCGCGCGGCGCTCGGCGTCCGAGAGCGCCCACACGTCGTCGTCGGCGCCCGGCGGGAGTTCGTAGCCCTCCTCGATGCCCTTGAGCCCGGCGGCGAGCAGCACCGCGTACGTCAGGTAGGGGTTGGCGCCCGAGTCGATCGAGCGGACCTCGACGCGCGCCGAGCCGGTCTTGCCCGGCTTGTACATGGGCACGCGGATCAGCGCGGAGCGGTTGTTGTGGCCCCAGCAGATGTACGAGGGGGCCTCGCCGCCCGCGCCCGCCGTGCGCTCGGAGCCGCCCCAGATGCGCTTGTAGGAGTTCACCCACTGGTTGGTGACCGCCGAGATCTCCGCGGCGTGCCGCAGCAGGCCCGCGATGAAGGAGCGGCCGACCTTGGAGAGCTGGTACTCGGCGCCCGACTCGTAGAACGCGTTGCGGTCGCCCTCGAAGAGGGACAGGTGCGTGTGCATGCCACTGCCGGGGTGCTCGGAGAACGGCTTCGGCATGAAGGTGGCCTGGACGCCCTGCTCCAGCGCGACCTGCTTCATGACCAGGCGGAACGTCATGATGTTGTCGGCCGTGGAGAGCGCGTCCGCGTACCGCAGGTCGATCTCCTGCTGGCCGGGGGCGCCCTCGTGGTGGCTGAACTCGACCGAGATGCCCATGGATTCGAGCATCGTGATGGCCTGGCGGCGGAAGTCCATGCCCACGTTCTGCGGGGTGTGGTCGAAGTAGCCGGAGTTGTCGGCGGGCGTCGGCCGCGACCCGTCCAGCGGCTTGTCCTTGAGCAGGAAGAACTCGATCTCGGGGTGGGTGTAGAAGGTGAAGCCGAGGTCGGAGGTCTTGGCGAGGGCACGCTTCAGTACGTAGCGCGGGTCGGCGAAGGACGGGGAGCCGTCCGGCATCAGGATGTCGCAGAACATGCGGGCGGTGCCGGGGGCCTCCGCGCGCCAGGGCAGCACCTGGAACGTCGACGGGTCCGGCTTGGCGATCATGTCCGACTCGTACACCCTGGCGAAACCTTCGATCGCCGAGCCGTCGAAGCCGATGCCCTCGTCGAAGGCCTGCTCCAGCTCGGCCGGGGCCACGGCCACCGACTTCAGGAAGCCGAGGACATCCGTGAACCACAGGCGTACGAACCGGATGTCGCGCTCCTCCAGCGTACGGAGCACGAATTCCTGCTGCTTGTCCATCTTCCGATTCCACCCATCCTTGCTGGTCAGGCCGCCTGCTCCCGCGTCATGTGACACCTCGGGCACACGAGCATCCCACTACCCGGTTTCGAACGCGTTGCGGACCCGTGCCGCCGGGCGCCGAGCCGTGCCGCGTGCCGCTCTGTGCCCATAGTGCCTGCTGATCGGCCGCTCTGTAACGGCGGGCCGCCATGGGCCGCCGCGGCGCCGAGCCGTGACCGGGCGTAGGCGGGTACGCGGCTTCCTGTTCGTCGGGGGTGGGGCCACGGCCCGCACGCGACTCCCGGGCCGGCGGGGGTCCCCGGCTGCGTCCTCGGTTCGTCGGGGGCGGGGCCCGTACGCGACCCCGGTCCGGCGGGGCCCTCGGCCGCGTCCTCGGTTCGTCGGGGGGCGGGGCCGCGGCGGTATGTCCGTCCTCGCTATCTTGGCGCCGGCGCCTCGCCGCTTCGGAGCTCGGCGCTGCACCACTGTGCTCCGGGCGGACACACCGCCACGTCCCCTCGCGTCTCGATCACGGCTGCGGACCGGAGCCACCGCGCCGAGGCTCCTACGGGGCTGCGGCGCCGCTGGGTGACGGGGGGTTGGGTGGGAGATGTCCTTGCGGTGTGGCCAGGGGCGTGCACAGGCAACGCATGGCCGGACCACCGCACCCGCTAGGCCACGCGCCGCAGGTCCTTGCGGAGGAGGCGGCCGCGGAGTGGCACTCCGGCCACGTACCGTTCGACCTCCGCGACCGCGTACTCGCCGAGCCGCCGCACCTCACTCCCCTGCGCCCCCGCGATGTGCGGCGTGACGAGGACGTTCGGGAGCCGCAGCAGGACATGCCCCGCGGGCAGCGGCTCGGGATCCGTGACGTCCAGGAACGCGTCGAGGCGCCCCGCCCCGCACTCCCGCGCCAACGCCTCCGTGTCGACGAGTGAGCCGCGGGCCGTGTTGATGACGGACCCGCCGTCCGGGATCAGCTTCAGCATGGCCTCGCTCAAGAGGCCACGCGTCTCGGGGAGCTGCGGCGCGTGCACCGTGACGACGCCGCTGCGGGCGCACAGTTCGGGGAGCGGGGCCAGTTCCACGCCGAGCGATGCCGCCTCGGCTGGCGTCACGTAAGGGTCCGTGAGCAGCACGCGATACCCCGCGCCGCAGGCCCGCAGCGCGGCGATCACGCGCCGCCCGATGCGCGACGCCCCGATGACACCGACGGTGCACCCGTCGGCCCCGGCGCGCTCCGCGAACGACGGCCACCCGTCCACGTACCCGGCGGCCGCCCGCAACGCCCCCTTCGCCGCGAACGTGATCGCCGCCAGGGTGAAGGCCACCACAGGATCCGCGTTGGCGTCCGCCGCCGAGGAGACGACGATGCCCCGCTCCCACACCGCCTCCGTCACCAGCGCCTTGACCGACCCCGCCGCGTGCACGACCGCCCGCAGACGCGGCGCGTACGCCAGGACCTCGGGGGTCAGCGGCGGGCACTCCCAGCCCGTGACCAGGATCTCCGCCCCGGCGAGCACCGCCCGCGCCGCAGGTCCGGTGAGCGGACCGGTCAGCACTCCGGGCGCCAACTCCACATGGGCGCTCAGCCGTTCACGCAGGTCCGGAGGGAACGCCCGGGCCGCGACCTCGGCGCCCATAGCCAGGGCCGTGATCGGCGGCCCGCCGGCTCGCTCCGCCTGCTGTGCCTGATCTGCCACGCGTGACCGTCCCTCGTAGTAACCGGTTACTCACCAGCGCCTGGAGGCTAGGACCAAATCGAGAGGGAGGTCAAGAGAACGCGGGGCCAAGGGGGTTGACCGAGCACAGTAACCGCTTTAGATTCCGGGCACCTTATTCCGACGACGGAGGGGTTGCCGTGCCGACGGTGACGAAGGACGGGGCGGAAACCGAGGCGGTGCAGCCGCCCGGCAGGCGTGACGACGGGTCAAGCGCGCATAAACCAGTCCACGGCGAACTGCGGAACCGGTTTCAGCGCACCCGCTTCCTGGTCCTGCTCATGATGCCGGGACTGGTGTACTTCCTGGTCTTCCACTACGGCGCCTTCATCGCCAACGCGGTGGCCTTCAAGGAGTACGTCCCCTTCGACGGCCTGTGGGCCAGCCCCTGGGTCGGCACCGCGAATTTCGAGCGGATGTTCGGCGACCCGGACTTCTGGCACGCGACCTGGAACACCCTGTTCATCGCCGTCCTCCAGCTCGTCTTCTTCTTCCCGGCACCGCTCGCTCTCGCCCTGCTCCTGCACAGCCTGACCTCGGACCTGCTGCGCCGCTTCACGCAGTCCGTGATCTATCTGCCGCACTTCCTGTCATGGGTCGTCGTGGTCGCCCTCTTCCAGCAAGTGCTCAGCGACACCGGCCTGTTGAACACCTTCCTGAGCGACTCCGGGCTGCACACCGTCGACATCATCGGCAACCCGGACGCGTACAAGCCGCTCGTCGTGTTCGAGGTGATCTGGAAGGACGCCGGATGGGGGACCATCATCTTCCTTGCCGCGCTCATGCAGGTCGACGAGCAGTTGTACGAGGCGTCGGCGATCGACGGGGCCGGTCCCTGGCGCCGCTTCTGGCACGTCACGCTGCCCGGCATCCGGCCCATCATCATCCTGCTGCTGATCATGCGGCTCGGCGACATCCTCTCCGTCGGTTTCGAACAGATGCTGCTGCAACGGCAGTCGGTCGGCCCTGAGGTCGGTGAGGTGCTCGACACCTTTGTGTTCTGGCAGGGCATCGTCGGCGGCGACACCGGATACGCGGCGGCCGCCGGTCTGTTCAAGGGCGTCGTCGGCGCGGCGCTCGTCTTCGCCGCCAACCGCGTCGCCCACCGGCTCGGCGAGCAGGGGGTCTATAAGTGAGCAGCATCCTGAAGACCCGGGTGAGTGCCGGACAGAGCACGCGGCCCGCCTGGATGGAGAAGCCGCGGTTCGCGACCAAGGCCGCCAAGGCCGTGGCGGTCGTGATCGTGCTCGGGCTGGTCCTGATCCCCTTCCTCGTCATCGTCTCGACGTCGCTGGCCTCCAACCGCGAGGTCGTGGACAACGGCGGCTGGGTGCTGTGGCCGAGCGACCCGACACTGCGCGCCTACCGCACCATCCTGAGCGGCGGCATCGTCACCAAAGCGCTGGGCGTGAGCGTGGGCCTCACCGTCGTGGGCACGCTGTTCTCCCTCGCCTGCACCACCTTCCTCGCCTACGCCCTCGCCCGTCCCGGTGTCTTCGGCGGCAGGCCCGTCCTGCTGCTCATCCTCTTCACCTTCCTCTTCCCGCCCGGCATGATCCCCGCGTTCCTGCTGGTGAAAGGCATGGGGATGATGGACACCTATGCCGCGCTCATCGCCCCCGTACTCATCAACGTCTTCAATCTGATCGTGCTGCGCGGCTTCTTCCAGGGCATCCCCGAGGAGCTGTACGAGGCGGCCAGGCTCGACGGCGCGGGTGACTGGCACATCCTGTGGCGGATCGTGCTCCCGCTCTCCAAGGCGGCCCTCGCCGTGGTCTCCCTCTTCTACGCCGTGAGCTACTGGAACGCCTGGTTCCATGCCTCGATCTACCTGGAGTCGGACCACTGGCCGCTCTCCCAGGTGCTCCGTACGTACGTCATCGGCGGCTCGCAGATCGCCGACACGGGCCTGAGCGAGGCCGGCCTGGTCTCCGCCCCGCAGACGACGCAGATGGCCGTCCTGGTGATCGCCACGGTGCCGATCCTGGT is a genomic window containing:
- a CDS encoding pyridoxamine 5'-phosphate oxidase family protein, producing MPKMEPRTELDVRYSSADAEPMPWAEAVTRLAAAELFWISTVRPDGRPHVTPLPAVWLDDALHFATGPEERKARNLAANPQTVLTTGTNLWNSGCDLVVEGAAVRVTDEIALRRLAAAWERKYGSFWHYEVRDGCFHHGSGHAYVFAVAPRTAFGFGKGEPFSQTRWRFA
- a CDS encoding VOC family protein, producing MEYTLEVIPLPVSDIDRAKEFYRDKLGFHVDIDAEVAPGLRIVQLTPPGSGCSIALSDTLWESMDGPAPAPGSYQGMQLCVADAKAAHAELTARGLDVTEPVQHAPQDGGTFMYFKDPDGNGWAIQEYRVRATTPLREAITSG
- a CDS encoding helix-turn-helix transcriptional regulator, with amino-acid sequence MARPEQPISTSDPGLEELAEWLRRQRRAAALTHREMAQRSGYAFSATTFSRAASGRRIPRLPVVEAYARVCGAPAGEARRLWQAARYAEYRRRNPGAGVPRPDQVYGRDELIHALRELYHRAGAMPVDEMERRAGRHGELPHSTVLRMLAGRSMLDLAQLTAFLRVCGVTDGVEVERWRGAWRRARRRKDMERQGNRLARMHEASARSRRGARDKDAATAGGGSATHPRFLPLPHAALAGSWRQRTVP
- a CDS encoding glutamine synthetase family protein, with amino-acid sequence MDKQQEFVLRTLEERDIRFVRLWFTDVLGFLKSVAVAPAELEQAFDEGIGFDGSAIEGFARVYESDMIAKPDPSTFQVLPWRAEAPGTARMFCDILMPDGSPSFADPRYVLKRALAKTSDLGFTFYTHPEIEFFLLKDKPLDGSRPTPADNSGYFDHTPQNVGMDFRRQAITMLESMGISVEFSHHEGAPGQQEIDLRYADALSTADNIMTFRLVMKQVALEQGVQATFMPKPFSEHPGSGMHTHLSLFEGDRNAFYESGAEYQLSKVGRSFIAGLLRHAAEISAVTNQWVNSYKRIWGGSERTAGAGGEAPSYICWGHNNRSALIRVPMYKPGKTGSARVEVRSIDSGANPYLTYAVLLAAGLKGIEEGYELPPGADDDVWALSDAERRAMGIEPLPQNLGEAIALMEKSELVAETLGEHVYDFFLRNKKQEWEEYRSEVTAFELRKNLPVL
- a CDS encoding hydroxyacid dehydrogenase gives rise to the protein MADQAQQAERAGGPPITALAMGAEVAARAFPPDLRERLSAHVELAPGVLTGPLTGPAARAVLAGAEILVTGWECPPLTPEVLAYAPRLRAVVHAAGSVKALVTEAVWERGIVVSSAADANADPVVAFTLAAITFAAKGALRAAAGYVDGWPSFAERAGADGCTVGVIGASRIGRRVIAALRACGAGYRVLLTDPYVTPAEAASLGVELAPLPELCARSGVVTVHAPQLPETRGLLSEAMLKLIPDGGSVINTARGSLVDTEALARECGAGRLDAFLDVTDPEPLPAGHVLLRLPNVLVTPHIAGAQGSEVRRLGEYAVAEVERYVAGVPLRGRLLRKDLRRVA
- a CDS encoding ABC transporter permease subunit, which produces MMPGLVYFLVFHYGAFIANAVAFKEYVPFDGLWASPWVGTANFERMFGDPDFWHATWNTLFIAVLQLVFFFPAPLALALLLHSLTSDLLRRFTQSVIYLPHFLSWVVVVALFQQVLSDTGLLNTFLSDSGLHTVDIIGNPDAYKPLVVFEVIWKDAGWGTIIFLAALMQVDEQLYEASAIDGAGPWRRFWHVTLPGIRPIIILLLIMRLGDILSVGFEQMLLQRQSVGPEVGEVLDTFVFWQGIVGGDTGYAAAAGLFKGVVGAALVFAANRVAHRLGEQGVYK
- a CDS encoding carbohydrate ABC transporter permease — encoded protein: MEKPRFATKAAKAVAVVIVLGLVLIPFLVIVSTSLASNREVVDNGGWVLWPSDPTLRAYRTILSGGIVTKALGVSVGLTVVGTLFSLACTTFLAYALARPGVFGGRPVLLLILFTFLFPPGMIPAFLLVKGMGMMDTYAALIAPVLINVFNLIVLRGFFQGIPEELYEAARLDGAGDWHILWRIVLPLSKAALAVVSLFYAVSYWNAWFHASIYLESDHWPLSQVLRTYVIGGSQIADTGLSEAGLVSAPQTTQMAVLVIATVPILVVYPFLQKYFTKGVLTGAIKS